In a single window of the Neorhodopirellula lusitana genome:
- a CDS encoding efflux RND transporter permease subunit, producing MKRAISWAIHNAPGMNVLMLALMLVGIGSFASMRREVFPEFELEVVMISVPYPGATPQDAEEAICQKIEEAIRSIDGIKKVTSIAMEGTGYVLAELRSDIEDVQKVMSEIDREVDRIPSFPDLAEDPQVEQITFRETAIRVGVIGPNDRSRASELALREVAERVRSEMLLLPSVSVAELMGTRPYQIDVEIPEATLRSYGMTLDQVAATIRSHNIELPGGQLKSRGQEILLRAKNKGRIGPEIEKIPLVTEGGGVVLTVGDLGVVRDEFEDITSVGEINGEPSVIVNVQRTKSEDLLALVDDVRAYVDQATLPPGYRFVIWGDTSTDVRDRMALLLRNGAQGLGLVFLVLAFFLEVRLAFWVALGIPISILGAGAFLAYGDQTLNMLSLFSFLIALGIVVDDAIVIGENIYAHRQMGKTLMDAAVDGATEVLPSVTASIATTVIAFSPMFFVSGVMGKFMAVIPFAVIAMLIISLWESTFVLPCHLAHSHAGFFRLASMLMYPLRPFMLLLLWINGHASDAMEWFAEHIYVPTLHFGIRNPVLPIAVAIGMLVGTFGLVRGGIVKTILFPKSDNNYLQATVVFPNGTPSRATDAATRRMEKALAKVSREIAMERAAEENRSVEQIYPLPQGGYLGPVRLAFREVGAIANTQGPMGGQGNTGSNAGQVFVELHDTEIRNVHSDELLSRWRKATGEIPGVEKVTYGSVGVGPAGQPIEFKLLASGEHIDELLEATETMKDRVGKFAGVFDISDDNTPGKWEFQFRVKDRALATGVTPTDLGQTVRNTYYGAEVMRLQRGRHEVKLMVRYPEEERASLVNFREIKVSGRDGMSRPIGELAEIDLQRGFSEINRVDQQRSITISADLDETTANADLIISQLKRDYLPEFLAQYPHVSLRWEGQQEQSRESVGSLMVGFAVAILCMFVLLVLQFRSYAQPLLILFIVPFGMIGAVWGHGFLGLPLTLFSMFGLVALAGVVVNDSIVLIDFINSRVRAGVEPVEAILESGRRRFRPIMLTSMTTIAGLMPLLTETSFQAQLLIPMATSLAFGLMVSTVLVLLLVPVLYMIYLKALGLLNISFIEVQE from the coding sequence ATGAAGCGAGCGATTTCATGGGCGATTCACAACGCGCCCGGGATGAATGTGTTGATGTTGGCATTGATGCTGGTGGGCATTGGCTCATTCGCTTCGATGCGGCGTGAGGTCTTTCCGGAGTTCGAGCTAGAGGTCGTGATGATCTCGGTGCCCTATCCCGGGGCAACGCCGCAGGATGCTGAAGAGGCGATTTGCCAGAAGATCGAAGAGGCGATTCGATCGATCGACGGAATCAAGAAGGTCACTTCCATTGCGATGGAAGGGACAGGATACGTGCTGGCGGAACTGCGCAGCGACATCGAAGACGTGCAAAAGGTGATGTCGGAGATTGACCGAGAGGTGGATCGCATTCCCAGCTTCCCGGATCTGGCCGAAGATCCGCAGGTGGAACAGATCACTTTCCGCGAAACGGCGATTCGCGTTGGCGTGATTGGCCCGAATGATCGCAGTCGTGCCAGTGAGTTGGCGCTGCGTGAAGTGGCCGAGCGTGTTCGTTCGGAAATGCTGTTATTGCCCAGCGTCTCGGTTGCCGAATTGATGGGGACGCGTCCTTACCAAATTGATGTCGAGATCCCAGAGGCCACGCTGCGATCGTATGGCATGACGTTGGATCAGGTCGCGGCCACGATTCGCAGTCACAACATTGAGCTGCCCGGTGGTCAATTGAAATCACGCGGCCAGGAAATCCTGTTGCGCGCGAAAAACAAAGGCCGCATCGGACCCGAAATCGAAAAGATTCCACTGGTTACTGAAGGCGGTGGCGTGGTTTTGACGGTCGGTGATCTGGGTGTGGTCCGCGATGAATTTGAAGACATCACTTCGGTTGGTGAAATCAACGGCGAGCCATCGGTGATCGTCAACGTGCAACGTACCAAGAGTGAAGATCTTTTGGCGTTGGTTGATGATGTTCGTGCTTATGTGGATCAAGCCACGCTTCCGCCCGGTTATCGTTTCGTGATCTGGGGCGATACGAGTACTGACGTTCGCGACCGGATGGCATTGTTGCTTCGAAACGGTGCCCAAGGGTTGGGGTTGGTGTTCTTGGTCTTGGCGTTCTTCTTGGAAGTGCGGCTTGCGTTTTGGGTGGCGTTAGGAATCCCCATTTCGATTCTGGGTGCGGGTGCTTTCTTGGCCTACGGTGACCAGACTCTCAACATGCTTTCGCTGTTCTCGTTCCTGATCGCTTTGGGGATTGTGGTCGATGACGCGATTGTGATCGGTGAGAACATTTACGCTCACCGGCAGATGGGCAAAACGTTAATGGACGCGGCGGTGGATGGGGCAACGGAAGTGTTGCCCAGTGTGACCGCATCGATTGCCACGACAGTGATTGCTTTCTCGCCAATGTTCTTCGTGTCGGGTGTGATGGGCAAGTTCATGGCGGTGATCCCTTTCGCGGTGATTGCGATGCTGATCATCTCGTTGTGGGAAAGCACCTTTGTTTTGCCGTGTCACTTGGCTCACTCGCACGCCGGGTTCTTTCGTCTGGCGTCGATGCTGATGTATCCGCTGCGTCCGTTCATGTTGCTATTGTTGTGGATTAACGGCCACGCCAGCGACGCGATGGAATGGTTTGCTGAGCACATTTATGTTCCCACTTTGCATTTTGGGATTCGAAATCCAGTGCTGCCCATTGCGGTGGCGATTGGGATGCTGGTCGGCACGTTTGGTTTGGTTCGCGGTGGGATTGTGAAGACGATTCTGTTCCCCAAGTCGGACAACAACTACCTGCAAGCGACGGTTGTGTTCCCCAACGGGACGCCCTCGCGAGCGACAGACGCGGCCACACGTCGAATGGAAAAAGCTTTGGCGAAGGTCAGTCGTGAAATCGCAATGGAGCGTGCCGCTGAAGAAAACCGTTCGGTCGAGCAGATTTATCCTTTGCCGCAAGGTGGGTATCTAGGACCGGTTCGGTTGGCGTTTCGTGAAGTCGGTGCGATTGCGAACACTCAAGGTCCAATGGGCGGGCAAGGGAATACCGGAAGTAATGCCGGACAAGTCTTTGTGGAGCTTCATGACACCGAGATTCGTAACGTTCACAGCGATGAATTGCTAAGCCGTTGGCGAAAAGCAACGGGCGAAATTCCCGGTGTGGAAAAAGTCACCTATGGCAGTGTCGGCGTCGGCCCAGCAGGGCAACCGATCGAGTTTAAGCTGCTTGCCTCGGGGGAGCACATCGACGAGTTGCTCGAGGCGACCGAAACGATGAAAGATCGTGTTGGAAAGTTTGCAGGCGTCTTTGATATCTCCGATGACAACACACCGGGGAAATGGGAGTTTCAGTTCCGAGTCAAGGATCGAGCACTCGCCACCGGCGTGACGCCAACGGATCTTGGCCAGACGGTTCGTAACACCTATTACGGTGCCGAAGTCATGCGATTGCAACGCGGTCGGCATGAAGTGAAGCTGATGGTGCGGTACCCGGAAGAAGAGAGAGCGTCGCTGGTTAACTTCCGTGAAATCAAAGTGAGCGGACGCGACGGGATGTCGCGACCGATCGGGGAACTTGCCGAGATTGATTTGCAGCGAGGTTTCTCGGAAATTAATCGCGTCGATCAACAACGCAGTATCACTATTTCGGCAGACTTGGATGAAACGACTGCGAATGCCGACTTGATCATCAGTCAACTCAAGCGTGATTACTTGCCGGAATTCCTGGCCCAGTACCCGCATGTTTCTTTGCGTTGGGAAGGCCAACAGGAACAGAGTCGTGAATCGGTGGGAAGCTTGATGGTGGGTTTCGCAGTAGCGATTTTGTGCATGTTTGTGCTGCTCGTTTTGCAGTTCCGCTCTTACGCTCAACCACTCTTGATTCTGTTCATCGTGCCGTTCGGGATGATCGGGGCGGTGTGGGGCCACGGCTTTTTGGGGCTCCCACTGACCTTGTTTAGCATGTTTGGTTTGGTGGCTTTGGCAGGGGTGGTGGTGAACGATTCGATTGTGCTGATTGACTTCATTAACTCTCGGGTCCGTGCCGGCGTTGAACCGGTGGAAGCGATCTTGGAATCGGGCCGTCGCCGTTTCCGCCCGATCATGCTGACCAGCATGACCACGATTGCAGGCTTGATGCCGCTGCTGACGGAGACATCGTTTCAGGCGCAGTTGCTGATTCCGATGGCGACCAGTCTGGCGTTTGGCTTGATGGTTTCGACGGTCTTGGTTTTGCTTCTTGTTCCCGTGCTGTACATGATTTACCTAAAGGCACTCGGGCTTTTAAACATCTCATTTATTGAGGTGCAAGAATAG
- a CDS encoding HlyD family secretion protein encodes MSIESTQESPTSKGESVSYPGPASITQDGDTATAVSEKSPAAHATHASSKSSGDWFAWLLFNVVCPLILLALAGGVVYVLGSVESPARPPIDDTPVGRLFALPAVDVVPVQSLASTGQKLELTTDGTVVPFREIVLATEVAGQIVEKSPLCEAGKYVNQGDMLMVINPTDYRLEVKRLQRLQQQEYEALGEVDQEMANTDRSMELARADIELQRRELKRQETLPSQFASKGEIDQARRALLQAEQALLTLQNQLELSKKRRIRLQSAEQLAKMQLEAAQNNLDRTQIVAPMDGVIVSEQAELNTFVARGSPLVTMEDTSKVEVAASLRTDQLYWVLNQKLNELDSLTHADGNPVRGYNLPATPVKVQYLLSGRDDLAYQWQGELIGYDGIGLDEQTRTVPVRILVDDPQSFTVLRNGKAVNPETESATEVLRVAGPTTLVRGMFVNLRLELDPSVELVVLPGESLKPGNRIWQFIPDASVLDVSLNVDTESPTEDSKKDSLGKSTAQSIEPDDDDAVDDEEAAAGPASEPTPEELAALEEESKSALAEEGFVPSAWVAGNLRIVQGIRPVDRYVGPLGSPDSESPSWICEVPKSSSGSLGDGSYVIVSPLGSLSSDTVPVRASAEVMQPVAGQSNTASTPVALRGDR; translated from the coding sequence ATGAGCATTGAATCGACTCAAGAAAGTCCGACGTCTAAGGGAGAAAGCGTGTCCTACCCAGGGCCTGCTTCCATTACCCAGGATGGCGATACCGCAACGGCAGTCAGCGAGAAGTCGCCTGCGGCCCACGCCACGCATGCTAGCTCGAAATCGAGTGGAGATTGGTTTGCGTGGTTGCTGTTCAACGTGGTTTGTCCGCTGATTCTGTTGGCACTTGCGGGCGGGGTTGTCTATGTGCTGGGGAGCGTGGAGTCGCCGGCTCGCCCGCCGATCGATGACACGCCCGTCGGACGATTGTTTGCACTGCCGGCGGTCGATGTGGTTCCGGTGCAGTCACTGGCTAGCACGGGACAAAAGCTGGAATTGACGACCGACGGCACGGTTGTTCCTTTCCGCGAGATCGTACTGGCCACGGAAGTCGCGGGCCAGATCGTCGAGAAATCACCGTTGTGCGAAGCTGGCAAGTATGTCAATCAAGGCGACATGTTGATGGTGATCAACCCAACCGATTATCGGCTGGAAGTGAAGCGTTTACAGCGTTTGCAACAACAGGAATACGAGGCGTTGGGTGAGGTCGATCAAGAAATGGCCAATACCGATCGCTCGATGGAATTGGCTCGGGCCGACATCGAATTGCAACGACGTGAATTGAAACGCCAGGAAACGTTGCCCAGCCAGTTTGCCAGTAAGGGCGAAATTGACCAAGCTCGGCGAGCTTTGTTGCAAGCCGAACAGGCTTTGTTGACTTTGCAAAATCAATTGGAACTGTCAAAGAAGCGTCGGATCCGCCTGCAGTCCGCTGAGCAGCTTGCCAAGATGCAGCTTGAAGCGGCGCAAAATAATCTTGACCGAACTCAAATTGTCGCGCCGATGGACGGTGTCATTGTCAGCGAACAGGCGGAACTGAATACCTTCGTTGCCCGCGGTAGCCCGCTCGTGACGATGGAAGACACATCCAAGGTGGAGGTCGCCGCGAGCCTGCGAACCGATCAGCTGTACTGGGTGCTGAATCAAAAACTGAATGAGCTCGACTCGCTCACACACGCCGACGGCAATCCTGTGCGAGGATACAACCTGCCGGCAACGCCGGTGAAGGTGCAGTACTTGTTGTCGGGACGCGACGACCTGGCGTACCAATGGCAAGGTGAGTTGATCGGCTATGACGGGATCGGTCTGGACGAACAAACACGTACCGTCCCGGTTCGAATCCTGGTCGACGATCCACAAAGCTTCACAGTGCTGCGTAATGGCAAGGCGGTGAATCCAGAGACTGAATCGGCAACAGAGGTCTTGCGGGTGGCTGGCCCGACCACTTTGGTCCGCGGCATGTTCGTCAATCTGCGACTTGAACTGGATCCGTCGGTGGAACTGGTCGTGTTGCCGGGCGAGTCGCTGAAGCCGGGGAACCGCATTTGGCAATTCATCCCTGATGCTTCGGTGTTGGACGTTTCACTGAATGTAGACACGGAATCACCGACAGAGGATTCGAAGAAAGATTCGCTCGGGAAATCGACGGCCCAATCGATTGAGCCTGATGACGATGATGCTGTGGATGACGAAGAAGCTGCCGCTGGACCGGCTTCCGAGCCGACGCCGGAAGAGCTGGCCGCACTTGAGGAGGAATCCAAGTCCGCGCTTGCCGAGGAAGGGTTTGTCCCTTCGGCCTGGGTTGCCGGCAACTTGCGTATTGTGCAGGGAATCCGTCCGGTCGACCGCTATGTCGGTCCTTTGGGCAGCCCCGATAGTGAGTCACCCAGTTGGATTTGCGAGGTCCCTAAAAGTTCGAGTGGATCGCTGGGAGACGGGTCTTACGTCATCGTTTCGCCACTGGGAAGTCTTTCCAGTGATACCGTTCCAGTGCGAGCGTCAGCGGAAGTCATGCAGCCGGTCGCTGGTCAATCGAATACTGCGTCGACACCAGTCGCTTTGCGGGGTGACCGATGA
- a CDS encoding CerR family C-terminal domain-containing protein, translating into MTTSETPDASTDPAQRLLDAAGPVFARRGFDRTPVREIAKLADVNVAAVSYYYGDKMGLYRAVITSIRDKRTSQFPAPEVGTAPAEETLQRLIHTLLSRLLTGDETSWESMLMAREMEQPTEALDELIQEYFKPLYDAICQTISELVDAQPVVVSDVVEDAPSNCGDALDSAEALHTETLHSRTSVSNAKVANASGADWRAEALVPQITLGVIGQCLHYRIGQPVIERLIAPSVRNRHYDLESLCRHITATTLAVCGRGNLIDYRLKLETIQTKTPKECR; encoded by the coding sequence TTGACCACATCCGAAACACCTGATGCCTCGACCGACCCCGCGCAGCGTTTGCTGGATGCGGCAGGTCCGGTGTTCGCCCGGCGAGGTTTTGATCGCACTCCGGTTCGCGAGATTGCGAAACTGGCGGACGTGAACGTGGCGGCGGTTAGCTACTACTATGGCGACAAGATGGGGCTCTATCGGGCGGTCATCACCTCGATTCGCGATAAGCGAACCAGCCAGTTCCCCGCCCCCGAGGTGGGCACGGCGCCGGCGGAAGAGACGTTGCAGCGGCTGATCCACACACTTTTATCGCGTTTGCTAACGGGCGACGAAACGAGTTGGGAATCGATGCTGATGGCTCGGGAGATGGAGCAACCTACCGAGGCGCTCGACGAGCTGATTCAAGAATATTTTAAGCCGCTTTACGACGCGATTTGTCAAACAATCAGCGAACTTGTCGACGCGCAGCCTGTCGTAGTGAGCGACGTGGTTGAGGACGCCCCCTCGAATTGCGGGGATGCGTTGGATTCGGCTGAAGCACTGCACACTGAAACTTTGCACTCCCGCACATCGGTATCCAACGCAAAGGTCGCCAATGCATCGGGCGCAGACTGGCGTGCGGAAGCATTGGTGCCTCAGATCACTTTGGGGGTGATCGGCCAGTGTTTGCACTACCGCATCGGCCAACCTGTAATCGAGCGGCTCATTGCACCCTCGGTCCGCAACCGCCACTACGACCTGGAATCCCTATGCCGACACATTACAGCGACCACTCTCGCCGTGTGTGGACGTGGAAATCTAATTGATTATCGCCTGAAACTCGAAACGATCCAAACTAAGACACCCAAAGAATGCCGCTAA
- a CDS encoding TMEM43 family protein, producing MSRRQLNPFVAALFGLLLVPGSMVLQAWNEYRTIHRTRGLNEAAEIVETIDDVQTVRDDLDKKLVHMTGEAKVEGVLRDPDFSVEAPAIHLRRVVMMYQWEEDEDRHDNHTTYSYREGWHEGRIDSDHFERRSGHQNPEPAFTPWEKLADNVTVGQYRLNKTLAKQKSDAKPVRFDLDQIKQSINPTHARRLVANGDELFYAASLDETPVSDATSPSINPQSTPQSEPNAVNAFGTTSTVESEDLANTALADTDVAQPDQSQPQPFASNINPKSPKIGDLRIHFEAVPQGPVSLIAGLQGNTFAAYQTSNGEPMERLYAGTLTAFQVVANLRSENSMMAWMLRGLGFVLCFVGVTMIFSPAQALFRWIPLVGDITGALIGLVAVGVALLCGLTTIAVSWVAVRPVFAIGLLAIAGGIAYLLRRKQKQVDHSHHMNHDEPIILTEDAIIS from the coding sequence ATGTCGCGTCGCCAACTCAATCCGTTTGTTGCCGCACTATTTGGCCTGTTGCTGGTGCCTGGCTCGATGGTTCTGCAGGCGTGGAACGAATACCGCACCATCCATCGCACTCGTGGCCTCAACGAGGCGGCTGAAATTGTCGAAACGATCGACGATGTGCAAACCGTTCGCGACGACCTGGATAAGAAACTGGTTCACATGACAGGGGAGGCGAAGGTCGAAGGCGTGTTGCGTGATCCCGACTTCAGCGTCGAAGCCCCAGCAATCCACCTCCGCCGCGTCGTGATGATGTACCAATGGGAAGAGGACGAAGATCGGCACGATAACCACACGACCTACAGTTATCGCGAAGGATGGCATGAAGGGCGAATCGATAGCGACCATTTCGAACGCCGATCCGGTCACCAGAACCCTGAACCTGCCTTCACCCCTTGGGAAAAGCTGGCCGACAACGTCACCGTTGGCCAATACCGGTTGAACAAGACCCTGGCGAAACAAAAGTCAGACGCGAAGCCGGTTCGTTTCGATCTGGATCAAATCAAACAGTCCATCAACCCCACGCACGCCCGGCGTTTGGTCGCCAACGGCGACGAACTCTTTTACGCGGCATCCCTGGACGAAACACCAGTGAGTGACGCGACATCACCGTCCATCAATCCGCAATCGACCCCACAATCAGAGCCAAATGCAGTGAACGCCTTCGGAACCACATCCACTGTGGAATCCGAAGACCTGGCGAACACTGCCCTCGCCGATACGGACGTCGCCCAACCCGATCAATCTCAACCTCAGCCATTCGCCTCCAACATCAATCCTAAATCGCCAAAAATTGGCGACCTTCGAATTCACTTCGAAGCGGTACCTCAAGGCCCCGTTAGCTTGATCGCTGGATTGCAAGGCAATACGTTCGCGGCGTACCAAACCAGCAACGGCGAACCGATGGAGCGACTCTACGCTGGGACCCTGACGGCGTTCCAGGTTGTAGCCAACCTGCGTTCTGAAAACAGCATGATGGCATGGATGCTGCGTGGCCTTGGATTCGTGTTGTGCTTCGTCGGCGTCACGATGATCTTCTCACCCGCACAAGCACTCTTCCGATGGATCCCGTTGGTTGGCGACATCACCGGTGCACTGATTGGTTTGGTCGCGGTCGGCGTTGCTTTACTGTGCGGGCTGACCACGATCGCGGTGTCCTGGGTTGCCGTACGTCCCGTCTTCGCGATCGGCTTGCTAGCCATCGCCGGTGGCATTGCCTACCTACTAAGGCGAAAACAAAAACAAGTGGACCACTCACACCACATGAACCACGATGAGCCCATCATCCTCACCGAAGACGCGATCATCTCTTGA
- a CDS encoding sodium-translocating pyrophosphatase, with amino-acid sequence MQTFFVWLLAMSASLTALIWAWRFYREMMQADVGNDAMQEIAQSVREGAAAYLNQQNKVVTIVFVVVTGLLAVAAFGLNVLSAFTPIAFLTGGMFSGLCGWFGMKTATQASSRTASGASRSLNEGLQVAFRSGAVMGLTVVGMGLLYIGCWFAILYWGVPVVGGEDAALSLQQISVTMLSFGMGASAQALFARVGGGIFTKAADVGADLVGKVEQSLAEDSPRNPATIADNVGDNVGDVAGMGADLYESYTGSILAASALGVAALSQPGMLPEGVDQVSAQVSAMLLPLAIAAVGIVAAIAGIYAVKTGDQLSQKALLHALARGINRSSWLVMAAAVVLAVWLMPKVPGTVLFGVVPGIAGSVIVGLVAGWAIGHWTERVTSDEYATTQKLAGQAETGAATIIIGGVADGMMSVWLPVVIVSVAMLLAFGFANGGDFNDVHRFSLGLYGVGIAAVGMLSTLGITLATDAYGPIADNAGGNAEMAGLEPIVRERTDALDSLGNTTAATGKGFAIGSAALTALALLAAYVESVRDGFERWGHDVSVTIQDDGMFKLSNGVVIEKTPDGTETFLVMSERDTSAETVAKWRDIANETALTGESPLAVVPGELVAVSKATLVDFLHYFDTTLMNPRVLVGIFLGAMSTFLFCAMTMKSVGRAAEGMVVEVRRQFTANPGILDGTATPDYQRPIAISTLAAQREMILPSLLGLLLPIGVGLLLGVGGVLGLLTGCLTSGFCLAVFMANSGGMWDNAKKYIEAGHHGGKGSPAHKASVVGDTVGDPFKDTSGPSLNILIKLMSMVSVVVAGLIVRYSLVAMGIF; translated from the coding sequence ATGCAAACGTTTTTCGTATGGTTGTTGGCGATGTCCGCATCGTTGACCGCGCTAATCTGGGCGTGGCGATTTTATCGAGAAATGATGCAAGCGGATGTGGGGAACGATGCGATGCAGGAGATCGCGCAAAGCGTTCGTGAAGGTGCAGCGGCGTATTTAAATCAACAAAACAAAGTGGTCACGATCGTGTTTGTGGTCGTGACAGGCTTGCTGGCTGTGGCAGCGTTTGGGTTGAACGTGCTATCGGCATTCACGCCCATCGCCTTCTTGACGGGCGGTATGTTCAGCGGATTGTGTGGTTGGTTTGGAATGAAAACCGCGACGCAGGCGAGCAGTCGTACCGCGTCGGGGGCCAGTCGATCGCTGAACGAAGGATTGCAGGTCGCGTTTCGCAGCGGTGCTGTGATGGGATTGACCGTCGTTGGAATGGGGCTGCTTTATATCGGGTGCTGGTTTGCGATTCTGTACTGGGGTGTGCCGGTCGTCGGAGGAGAGGACGCTGCACTGAGTTTGCAACAGATTTCGGTCACCATGCTTTCGTTCGGGATGGGGGCCAGTGCCCAAGCCTTGTTTGCTCGCGTGGGCGGCGGCATCTTTACCAAAGCGGCCGACGTCGGTGCTGACTTGGTGGGCAAGGTCGAACAAAGTCTGGCGGAAGATTCACCGCGAAACCCGGCGACGATTGCGGATAACGTGGGTGACAATGTCGGTGACGTTGCGGGTATGGGAGCTGACCTTTACGAGTCATACACCGGTTCCATTTTGGCTGCGTCGGCGCTGGGGGTGGCCGCGCTCAGTCAACCTGGGATGCTGCCCGAGGGTGTCGATCAGGTTTCAGCTCAAGTCAGTGCGATGTTGTTACCTTTGGCGATCGCGGCGGTGGGAATCGTTGCGGCCATCGCCGGGATCTATGCGGTTAAAACGGGTGACCAGCTTTCGCAAAAAGCGTTGCTGCATGCGTTGGCACGCGGGATCAATCGCTCGTCTTGGTTGGTCATGGCTGCGGCCGTGGTGTTGGCGGTTTGGTTGATGCCAAAGGTTCCCGGCACGGTGTTGTTTGGAGTCGTTCCTGGGATTGCGGGCAGCGTGATTGTGGGGCTGGTTGCCGGATGGGCAATCGGTCATTGGACCGAACGAGTGACCAGTGACGAATACGCTACCACGCAAAAGTTGGCAGGACAGGCCGAGACGGGAGCGGCGACCATTATCATTGGCGGCGTTGCCGATGGGATGATGAGTGTTTGGTTGCCGGTTGTGATTGTATCCGTCGCGATGTTGTTGGCTTTTGGATTTGCCAATGGTGGTGACTTCAATGATGTCCACCGGTTCTCGCTGGGCCTGTATGGGGTCGGGATCGCAGCGGTCGGCATGTTGAGCACTCTCGGGATCACGTTGGCGACGGATGCTTACGGGCCAATCGCTGACAACGCGGGCGGGAACGCCGAGATGGCGGGGCTGGAGCCCATCGTGCGTGAGCGTACCGATGCGCTGGATAGCTTGGGCAACACGACCGCCGCCACAGGGAAAGGGTTTGCGATTGGTTCGGCGGCGTTGACGGCTTTGGCGTTGTTAGCGGCGTACGTGGAATCGGTTCGAGATGGTTTTGAGCGTTGGGGGCACGATGTTTCGGTGACCATTCAAGACGATGGTATGTTCAAGCTTAGCAACGGTGTCGTGATTGAGAAGACGCCGGACGGAACGGAGACTTTCCTGGTGATGTCGGAGCGAGATACGTCGGCCGAGACGGTGGCAAAATGGCGCGACATCGCTAACGAAACCGCTTTAACGGGCGAGTCACCCCTGGCTGTTGTGCCTGGGGAACTGGTCGCTGTCTCGAAGGCGACCTTGGTCGATTTTCTGCATTACTTTGACACGACGCTGATGAACCCACGGGTGCTGGTCGGGATCTTTCTTGGCGCGATGAGCACGTTTTTGTTTTGTGCGATGACCATGAAGTCAGTCGGGCGGGCGGCTGAGGGGATGGTCGTGGAGGTGAGGCGGCAGTTCACCGCGAATCCAGGAATTTTGGACGGCACCGCGACGCCGGATTACCAGCGTCCGATCGCCATCAGCACGCTCGCGGCGCAACGTGAAATGATCTTGCCGAGCTTGCTAGGCTTGTTGTTGCCAATCGGGGTCGGGTTGTTGCTAGGCGTCGGTGGCGTGTTGGGGCTGTTGACGGGATGCCTGACCAGCGGATTTTGCTTGGCGGTCTTCATGGCCAACAGTGGCGGGATGTGGGACAACGCGAAGAAGTACATCGAAGCGGGGCACCATGGTGGCAAGGGCAGTCCCGCGCACAAAGCTTCCGTCGTCGGCGATACCGTTGGCGACCCCTTCAAAGACACTAGCGGTCCGAGCCTGAATATCTTGATCAAGCTGATGAGCATGGTGAGTGTCGTCGTGGCTGGGTTGATCGTTCGCTATTCGCTTGTCGCGATGGGGATCTTTTAG